In one Magallana gigas chromosome 7, xbMagGiga1.1, whole genome shotgun sequence genomic region, the following are encoded:
- the LOC105336642 gene encoding mRNA export factor: MNIFGGGNTTFGATASTNYNAMKDIEVQSPPDDSVSVVKFSPATNMQSTFLIAGSWDNNVRCWEVQQSGQTVPKAQQTHTGPVLDVDWSDDGTKVFTASCDKTAKMWDLQSNQAIQIAQHEAPVKTIHWIKAPNYTCVMTGSWDKTLKFWDTRTPNPIDTIQLPERCYCADVKYPMAVVGTAGRELIIYQLENRPQEFTRIESPLKFQHRVVSIFLDKKNNGAPTGFALGSIEGRVAIHYVNPTNPKDNFTFKCHRSNGTPSGVQDIYAVNDIAFHPVHGTLATVGSDCKFSFWDKDARTKLKTSEAFDQPLTSCCFNPQGNVFCYATSYDWSKGHEGFDPNKKPHIFLRSCFDELKPSMKKT, encoded by the exons atgaacatttttggtgGAGGAAACACAACTTTTGGAGCTACTGCAAGCACCAACTATAATGCCATGAAAGATATTGAG GTGCAGTCCCCTCCTGATGACAGTGTCAGCGTGGTCAAGTTCAGTCCTGCCACTAACATGCAGTCCACTTTTCTGATAGCGGGAAGCTGGGACAACAAT GTTAGGTGTTGGGAAGTGCAGCAAAGTGGACAGACTGTACCTAAGGCCCAACAGACACACACCGGACCTGTCCTGGATGTAGATTGGAGTGAT gATGGAACAAAAGTTTTCACAGCATCTTGTGACAAAACAGCGAAGATGTGGGATCTGCAGAGTAATCAAGCCATTCAAATAGCACAG CATGAAGCACCAGTAAAGACTATTCACTGGATTAAAGCACCAAACTACACATGTGTCATGACAGGAAGCTGGGACAAAACACTAAAG TTCTGGGACACAAGAACTCCGAATCCCATCGACACCATTCAGCTTCCGGAACGTTGTTATTGTGCAGACGTA AAATATCCAATGGCTGTTGTTGGTACTGCTGGGAGAGAATTGATCATATACCAGCTGGAGAATCGCCCACAGGAATTCACACGAATTGAGTCACCACTGAAATTTCAG CATCGTGTTGTCAGCATATTTTTGGACAAGAAAAACAACGGAGCTCCCACCGGCTTTGCTTTGGGCAGTATCGAGGGCAGGGTAGCCATACACTACGTCAATCCCACCAATCCAAAGGACAACTTCACATTCAAATGTCACAGGTCCAATGGCACACCCAGTGGCGTGCAAGACATATATgca GTAAATGACATTGCATTCCATCCTGTTCATGGTACTCTGGCCACCGTGGGTTCAGACTGCAAGTTCAGTTTCTGGGACAAAGATGCTCGAACCAAACTGAAAACCTCCGAGGCATTTGACCAGCCCTTGACATCCTGCTGTTTTAACCCCCAAGGGAATGTCTTTTGTTATGCCACTAGCTATGACTGGTCAAAG gGCCATGAAGGGTTTGATCCCAACAAAAAGCCCCACATTTTCTTGAGATCTTGCTTTGATGAGCTGAAACCAAGCATGAAAAAAACCTAG
- the LOC105336643 gene encoding regucalcin, with amino-acid sequence MAVECVVKNAAKSCGEGPHWDDATNALLYVDAVEKSIHRYQPGTKTDECFYTEDIVTFVVPARRGGFIAAVGCCLVHLDWDTKKVIKLQESDQKLQFNDGKCDPQGRVWAGTVGPIASDLENMPRIGSLYRLDLDGSLHAMARDIGISNGLAWSSDEKFMFHIDSIPRKVYRYDFDTSTGNISNQRVAVDMEGKSVEDYGYPDGMTMDAEDKLWVACLFAGRVARYDPETGQRLQSIDIPSVLRVTSCCFGGKGLDELYVTTSAYGTDEAISSEEFEKYPLSGSLFRVTGLGVKGRNAHIYEGKVDYLKM; translated from the exons ATGGCTGTCGAGTGTGTTGTCAAAAATGCAGCAAAATCATGTGGAGAAGGCCCCCATTGGGATGACGCCACCAATGCGCTTCTGTACGTAGATGCAGTAGAAAAATCTATTCACAGATATCAACCTGGAACAAAAACGGACGAATGTTTTTATACGG AAGACATAGTAACATTTGTGGTTCCTGCCAGAAGAGGAGGGTTCATCGCTGCGGTGGGATGTTGCCTAGTTCATCTTGACTGGGACACCAAAAAAGTGATCAAACTTCAAGAGTCGGATCAAAAACTACAATTCAATGACGGTAAATGTGATCCCCAGGGGAGGGTCTGGGCAG gaACGGTCGGTCCGATTGCTTCTGATCTTGAAAATATGCCTAGAATTGGAAGCTTATATCGATTAGATTTGGATGGCAGTTTACATGCAATGGCCAGAGATATCGGTATTTCTAACGGTCTTGCGTGGTCATCAGACGAGAAATTTATGTTTCACATCGACTCAATACCACGCAAAGTCTATCGTTACGATTTTGACACATCCACGGGAAATATAT CCAACCAGAGAGTGGCTGTAGACATGGAGGGTAAATCCGTGGAAGATTATGGTTATCCTGACGGTATGACAATGGACGCTGAGGACAAACTCTGGGTAGCTTGTTTATTTGCTGGAAGAGTCGCTAGATACGATCCAGAAACGG gACAACGACTTCAGTCTATTGACATCCCGTCTGTTCTGAGGGTCACTTCCTGTTGTTTTGGCGGGAAGGGGCTAGATGAACTTTACGTCACCACTTCAGCTTATGGAACTGACGAGGCAATTTCATCagaagaatttgaaaaatatccaCTCTCTGGGTCTTTGTTTCGAGTTACAGGCCTGGGAGTGAAAGGTCGAAATGCCCACATTTATGAAGGGAAAGTTGATTATCTAAAGATGTAA
- the LOC105336644 gene encoding regucalcin, with protein sequence MAVECVIKNAAKSVGEGPHWDDVTNTLLYVDIQENAIRKYCPESKEHSTIQLDDTVGFVVPARKGGLIAGVGRCLVHVDGDSKKVTKLHEVDHGLQTRFNDGKCDPQGRVWAGTMGPVEPDVVNMPKIGSLYRLDLDGSLHTMVKDVGVSNGLAWTADEKSMFYIDSTPRQIYRYDFEKSTGNISNKKVIVDNAGKPINDYGFPDGMTIDTEDKLWVACFSASKVIRYDPDTGHQLQSINIPSASRITSCCFGGKNLDELYVTCSAHEVPPEEFEKYPLSGSVFRVTQLGVKGRKAHVYEGEIKALNK encoded by the exons ATGGCTGTCGAATGTGTGATCAAAAATGCGGCAAAATCAGTTGGAGAAGGTCCCCATTGGGATGATGTTACCAATACCCTTTTGTATGTGGACATTCAAGAAAACGCCATTCGCAAATATTGCCCAGAGAGTAAAGAGCACAGTACTATTCAGCTAG atGATACAGTAGGCTTCGTAGTTCCTGCCAGAAAAGGGGGACTGATCGCTGGAGTAGGACGTTGTCTGGTCCACGTGGACGGGGACTCCAAGAAAGTGACCAAACTTCACGAGGTGGACCATGGATTGCAGACACGCTTCAATGACGGCAAATGTGATCCCCAGGGAAGGGTCTGGGCAG GAACTATGGGCCCTGTTGAACCAGACGTTGTAAATATGCCAAAGATTGGAAGTTTATACCGTCTGGATTTGGATGGCAGCTTACATACCATGGTCAAAGATGTTGGTGTGTCTAATGGTCTTGCGTGGACAGCAGATGAAAAGTCCATGTTTTATATCGACTCAACACCGCGTCAAATATACCGCTATGATTTTGAGAAATCTACAggaaatatat CCAACAAGAAAGTGATTGTAGACAATGCGGGGAAGCCAATAAATGACTACGGTTTTCCTGACGGTATGACAATCGACACGGAAGACAAACTTTGGGTAGCTTGTTTCTCCGCCAGCAAAGTCATCAGATACGATCCAGACACGG gACACCAACTGCAAAGCATTAACATTCCTTCTGCTTCAAGAATCACCTCTTGCTGCTTTGGAGGGAAGAATTTAGACGAACTCTATGTCACCTGTTCGGCGCATGAAGTTCCGCCAGAAGAATTCGAGAAATATCCGTTGTCTGGGTCCGTTTTTCGAGTAACTCAGCTAGGAGTGAAAGGAAGAAAAGCTCATGTTTACGAGGGAGAAATTAAAGCCcttaacaaataa